Sequence from the Nitrosopumilus maritimus SCM1 genome:
ATTAATTCTAGGCAAACTAGTTCCAAAAGAGAATAATTCATCATCAAGTTATTTATGCAAAGAAACTCAAAAAAACCCATGAAATTATTTCAAGTTTTGATAATTTTTACAGTATTTTTAGTTGCTATTCAACCAGCATTAGCAGATATAGAATCACCAAAAAAACAAATGAAATTAGGGGTATTGCCTGAAAAAATCACTTGTAATGAAGGATTAGTTTTGATGTTAAAAACATCAGGAATGCCTGCATGTGTAAAATCAGCTACGGCTGAAAAATTAGAAGAAAGAGGTTGGAAACAAATCATTCAAAAGTTTGAGAAAGCAGAAAAAGAGATTGAGACCATACCTGCATCCCAAAGTACCACAGTGAATTTTTACATTTCAGACGATGATCTGAATACAAGCCATAGTGGTGTTGATGTCGTAAATATAGAAGATCTTTTTGAGTTCACAATAAACGGAGTTCCAATACAAGGACCAGAGACAATGATAGAAACAGGCACAGATACAGGGAAATTTTATTTGAAATTAGATTTGCCTGATACAGTCAAACAAGATGATGTTGTTTTAATCAGATATCTAGATCAATCAGATTATTCAGGAGAGAAGAGAGTATTAACAAAATCAATTGCATTAACCAAAACATTTGCCAAAGTAGAAACATCTGGAGAAAATTCTAGAATAGGTCATGAATTTACATTAAGAATCTATGAACCTGATGCAAATAGGGATTCAAAAGATGAGGATAAAATATCTCTCAGTTCATTTGAATATAGGGGAGATGGAGGGATTAGAACCACCTTAGCCAATCCAAAATTTGATGCAAATTCTTGGGCATTAATTGAAACAGGCCCAAACACAAGTACGTTTGAAGTAAAGATCAAAATTCCAAGAGAATTGGATGGAAAAACAATCCACATTGGAGACAAGTATGAAATTAGATACATTGACAGAAGCACACCATCAGAAACAGAAGAGAAAATAATTTTCAAAGGCAGGATTGGATGAATGGATCAGTTTTGTCAAGGTTCAGTATAACCTAAAGATTTTATTCAAACCAACGAACTAGTGTTGTGCTCAATACAGTATACAAAGATGCCATAATCAATAGAGACAAAATGTTGTCTATTCTAAAGGGCCCAAAATTTGAACAAATAATACAAAAAGCAAGAGAAAATTGGGTAGAATTTACGCCTGTAAAAGAAGAAGTCGTTACTGCAGGCATTGATTCAAGTTTTAACAACACAAAATTCCAAGGAATTGAGCTTTGGGCAACTACAGCAGTATCCATCAAGGCAGATGGAGAAGTGTTAGTTGATTTACATGAATCAGGATTAGGCTCAGATACTGATCTTTCACGAATTGCAAGTAAGATGGAAATTGACGCGTGTGAGAAAACAGTGGATCAAGTAGATTTGGTACTGATGGATGGGTCTTTGCATTCTCAGTTTATGACAAGACAATCAGCTTTGGATGCACAGGTAGTCAGAACAATGAAAAAAAGAGACAATGTGATTTTTATTGCAAAAACATCAAACACAAAAAAACAATTTGAGAAATTAGGTTCACTTGCTGGAGATATTTTTTACTATAATCATGTAACAAATAATCCAGGATTTAGTAAATTATTTGTAGAAAAAAAATATGGTTCAGATAAGGTCATTTCATCTACATTTGTAAGATTAAGTGATTCAACTCCAATTATCAAATTAGAATTTCTTGGAGAACAACATGGTGAAGGTGACATAAAGTCAGTCATGAACAAATTATACAAAACAAGTATTGGTGGATATCCATATGCACTAAAGCTTGCACATAATAACTGTAAAATATCTGATAAAGAACTTGCAAAAATGGTTAGTTTGTTAGGTCTAAGTAATGAGATCGGTTCACGTGAGGTATTAGGTTGAGTTTAGGATTTGTAATTGGTGAATCAAAACCAACATTTGTCACTGCAATAACATCAAGAGCTTTGTCTGTTGGAGAATACATCAAGATTGGTTCTGATGAAGGAGAGATATTAGGACTGGTTGAAAAATCATCAGTTACAAGTGCAGCATTTACAGATGTTAGGAATTTTGATGAAGCAGCTGAAAGTACAGAGATAGCAGAGTTAAACAAGAGAGATAAGACGTTTACTGCACATATTGGAATTTTGGGGTTTTTAGAAAATTTGAGAAAAGGTCAGTCAATTATTCCTGCAATTCCTCCCATTCCAGGCACGGAAATCACTCAACCAAGCAAACAAGACCTTGAGGAAATCTTTAGTCCCAAAAATGATGGATGGGTAAAGATTGGAAATCTTTTGAGAAACAAGACAATTGATGCTAAAGTGAATTTGGATAAAATTGTCTCAAGACATTTAGGAATTTT
This genomic interval carries:
- a CDS encoding DNA double-strand break repair nuclease NurA codes for the protein MLSILKGPKFEQIIQKARENWVEFTPVKEEVVTAGIDSSFNNTKFQGIELWATTAVSIKADGEVLVDLHESGLGSDTDLSRIASKMEIDACEKTVDQVDLVLMDGSLHSQFMTRQSALDAQVVRTMKKRDNVIFIAKTSNTKKQFEKLGSLAGDIFYYNHVTNNPGFSKLFVEKKYGSDKVISSTFVRLSDSTPIIKLEFLGEQHGEGDIKSVMNKLYKTSIGGYPYALKLAHNNCKISDKELAKMVSLLGLSNEIGSREVLG